From the genome of Rhodospirillaceae bacterium, one region includes:
- a CDS encoding response regulator — translation MNAEALGSLDVLVIDDEPFIRKLIARMLFELGVKNVVDAEDGADGMNKVRQSRKGFDVIICDLEMPNMDGFGFVRLLRNDKTISNPNVPVLILTGHSDEDSIHKSIQLGINGFLTKPVSKTNLEKRIMLALASSVIDPELLKGR, via the coding sequence ATGAACGCGGAAGCTCTAGGCAGTCTGGATGTCCTGGTTATCGATGATGAACCGTTTATTCGTAAACTGATCGCGCGCATGCTTTTTGAACTGGGCGTCAAGAACGTCGTTGATGCCGAAGATGGCGCTGATGGAATGAACAAGGTGCGCCAGTCAAGAAAAGGCTTTGACGTAATTATCTGCGACCTGGAAATGCCAAACATGGACGGTTTCGGGTTTGTCCGTCTGCTGCGAAATGACAAGACAATAAGCAATCCCAATGTTCCGGTGTTGATTCTGACGGGGCATTCTGACGAAGATAGTATCCATAAATCCATTCAGTTGGGCATAAACGGATTTCTTACAAAACCGGTGTCAAAGACGAATTTGGAAAAGCGGATCATGTTGGCCCTGGCATCCTCGGTCATTGATCCGGAATTGCTGAAAGGACGTTAA
- a CDS encoding response regulator, with protein MSTDGPKILTVDDEEFNLKLLTRHLDKEGFSNVTTASNGAEALETLRGSDFDLVLMDIEMPEMDGLAALETIKSDMRLRDIPVIMISGVEAMDSIVKSIELGAEDYLAKPFNPVMLRARVNASLEKKRLRDMESNHLSQIKIEKKKSDQLLNVILPSSAASELKATGKVVPRSYDNAAILFCDIVSFTTFCSSHTAEEVVGSLQELFVKFEEITNRYQMEKIKTIGDEFMASAGLTLQNYQPLLSAVKCGHDMVEATKTLDNGWEVRVGVHSGPVVAGIVGDEKYQFDVWGDTVNMAARMAGLGQPGTVAMTLDSWMQVQDECEGRSLGQVEVKGKGSIEVVECTGVC; from the coding sequence GTGAGTACTGATGGCCCGAAAATCCTCACCGTGGACGATGAGGAATTCAATCTGAAGCTGTTAACCCGGCATCTCGATAAAGAGGGTTTCAGCAATGTGACGACGGCGAGCAATGGCGCGGAAGCTCTTGAAACCCTTCGCGGTAGTGACTTTGACCTGGTGTTGATGGACATCGAAATGCCCGAAATGGATGGTCTTGCCGCCCTTGAAACCATCAAGTCGGATATGCGGCTTCGCGATATTCCGGTAATTATGATTTCCGGTGTCGAGGCAATGGACAGTATCGTCAAAAGTATCGAGCTTGGCGCCGAAGATTATTTGGCAAAGCCTTTTAACCCGGTCATGTTGCGCGCCCGGGTTAACGCCAGCCTTGAAAAGAAGCGGCTGCGCGACATGGAAAGCAATCACTTAAGCCAGATCAAAATAGAAAAGAAAAAATCCGATCAGCTGCTCAACGTTATCCTGCCTTCATCTGCCGCAAGCGAGCTTAAGGCAACCGGCAAGGTCGTGCCGCGCAGCTACGACAACGCGGCGATCCTGTTTTGCGATATTGTCAGCTTCACGACATTTTGCTCCAGCCATACAGCGGAGGAAGTGGTCGGCAGTTTGCAGGAACTGTTTGTCAAGTTCGAGGAAATCACCAATCGCTATCAAATGGAGAAAATCAAGACCATTGGCGACGAGTTCATGGCCAGCGCCGGATTGACCCTGCAAAATTACCAGCCCCTGCTCTCGGCTGTGAAGTGCGGCCACGACATGGTCGAGGCGACAAAAACCCTGGATAACGGTTGGGAAGTTCGTGTCGGCGTTCACTCAGGACCTGTGGTGGCGGGCATCGTCGGTGACGAGAAATACCAGTTCGATGTTTGGGGCGACACCGTCAACATGGCTGCCCGCATGGCCGGTCTGGGGCAGCCTGGAACGGTGGCCATGACCCTCGATTCCTGGATGCAGGTTCAGGATGAATGCGAAGGCCGCTCATTGGGTCAGGTCGAAGTCAAGGGCAAGGGTTCCATCGAAGTGGTTGAATGCACCGGCGTTTGCTGA
- a CDS encoding aminopeptidase P family protein — protein MFSHRMETLRGELAERDIDVALITDDDSVYYFTGYYDYLHMDFGRPTILVVPKDGDSLLVTPSMEMDMAGEAARVERIAVWNDGMGDEWRAELPGALEGAGRVAIEPTLMPALVRDYVQSLVSKETLDDITPLVADMRMIKSAEELQLARHAGQVAMAMMDAGRAALGDGVAEFEVALATNAAGTRKAAELLDAHYDDTCMSPNTHFLQIMSSGKEITKPHHRASTRIIRRGEPVFLCFCGMTNFHRFKLGFDRTFWIGEVPNDEQAQVYQVAVDSQAAALKVLRPGIAAQDVHAAYAAVIEGAGYDYPFRCGRATGYSFLEKPELVFGDETILRPGMVLAVDGSVSVAKTFRAQVGDSFIVTEDGYEQITNHAKALPDMII, from the coding sequence ATGTTTTCGCACAGGATGGAGACGTTGCGGGGTGAGTTGGCCGAGCGCGATATCGATGTGGCGCTGATCACCGATGACGACAGCGTCTACTACTTCACCGGCTACTATGACTATCTGCACATGGATTTTGGCCGGCCGACGATCCTTGTTGTGCCGAAGGATGGTGACAGCCTGCTTGTCACCCCAAGCATGGAAATGGACATGGCCGGAGAGGCCGCCCGGGTTGAGCGTATCGCCGTCTGGAACGACGGCATGGGCGATGAATGGCGGGCCGAACTGCCGGGCGCCCTTGAAGGCGCCGGGCGGGTCGCCATCGAGCCCACCCTGATGCCGGCGCTGGTCAGGGATTACGTCCAATCGCTCGTTTCAAAAGAAACCCTGGATGACATCACACCGCTTGTCGCCGACATGCGGATGATCAAGTCAGCTGAAGAACTGCAACTGGCCCGTCACGCAGGCCAGGTCGCCATGGCGATGATGGACGCCGGGCGGGCGGCCCTGGGTGATGGTGTGGCGGAATTTGAGGTGGCCTTGGCGACGAACGCGGCGGGAACCCGTAAGGCGGCTGAACTTCTAGACGCCCACTATGACGACACCTGCATGTCACCAAACACCCACTTCCTGCAAATCATGAGCTCGGGAAAGGAGATCACCAAACCCCATCACCGCGCCTCGACCCGCATCATCAGGCGCGGCGAACCGGTCTTCCTTTGTTTTTGCGGAATGACCAATTTTCACCGCTTCAAACTGGGCTTTGACCGGACGTTCTGGATCGGCGAAGTGCCAAACGACGAGCAGGCCCAGGTCTATCAGGTCGCGGTTGATAGTCAGGCGGCGGCGCTAAAGGTCTTACGCCCCGGTATCGCCGCCCAGGATGTCCACGCCGCCTACGCCGCCGTTATTGAAGGGGCCGGATACGACTACCCGTTCCGCTGCGGACGGGCCACCGGGTACAGTTTTCTGGAAAAGCCGGAACTTGTTTTCGGGGATGAAACGATCTTACGCCCCGGCATGGTGCTGGCCGTTGACGGATCGGTCAGTGTGGCAAAAACCTTCCGTGCGCAGGTGGGCGACAGCTTTATTGTCACCGAAGACGGTTACGAGCAAATCACAAATCATGCGAAAGCGCTGCCCGACATGATTATTTAA
- a CDS encoding sel1 repeat family protein — translation MINFRIIFIATLLLITYYETKAYADYDSGRVAYDNHDYATAFKELAPLAKKGDARAQNILGQMYRHGNGVEADVVIGTTWIHKAATKGWAPAQYDLGVIFRNLAVTKSQYKKAVKWLTEASLQGHLQAQFALGKMYRDGFGVVNDDVKALVLFNKAAKKIKEVRAARKQLMKRMSQKDINRAKGMGLAVLKDNAKIKTFAESKTMSRNVKGECGEAGKSLHQLSGMMEKNAALLKECIGLNWNGSLCSGQLYALKETYEQLTKAANILKEEC, via the coding sequence GTGATTAACTTTAGAATTATTTTTATCGCGACCTTGTTGCTCATAACTTATTACGAGACCAAGGCCTATGCAGATTATGACAGTGGTCGGGTTGCCTATGATAACCATGATTACGCCACTGCTTTTAAAGAACTAGCCCCACTGGCAAAAAAAGGAGATGCCCGGGCGCAGAATATCCTCGGTCAGATGTATCGTCATGGAAACGGGGTGGAGGCGGACGTCGTTATAGGCACGACCTGGATACACAAGGCCGCAACAAAGGGCTGGGCTCCTGCCCAATATGATCTTGGGGTGATTTTCCGCAATTTGGCCGTGACAAAGTCTCAATACAAAAAAGCCGTCAAATGGCTGACGGAAGCCTCCTTACAGGGGCACCTGCAAGCACAATTTGCTCTTGGCAAGATGTACAGGGACGGTTTTGGTGTCGTTAATGATGACGTCAAGGCTCTGGTTCTGTTCAACAAAGCCGCCAAGAAAATAAAGGAAGTCAGGGCTGCCAGGAAACAACTCATGAAACGTATGTCGCAGAAGGATATCAACCGCGCCAAGGGTATGGGATTGGCGGTACTTAAGGATAATGCCAAGATAAAGACGTTTGCAGAAAGCAAGACAATGTCCAGGAACGTGAAAGGGGAGTGCGGCGAAGCAGGCAAATCACTTCACCAGCTTTCGGGCATGATGGAAAAGAATGCCGCCTTGTTGAAAGAGTGCATCGGCCTGAACTGGAACGGAAGCCTGTGTTCCGGCCAACTATACGCCCTGAAAGAAACCTATGAGCAACTGACCAAGGCCGCAAATATCTTGAAAGAGGAATGCTGA
- a CDS encoding glutathione S-transferase: MKDTQLPILYSFRRCPYAMRARLALSISGQKCILREIVLRDKPKEMRDVSAKATVPVLVLPDGSVLEESLDIMLWALEKHDPQHWLSPKIGSLDDMKEVMACNDGAFKDHLDRYKYATRYDPGTDPIYHRGEGTVFLKFLEERLGCHRQLFGDKPALADFALFPFVRQFANTDRDWFDKQPFPHLQKWLSDHLASDLFSGIMIKWSIWTPDAADVLFPDVASEPR, from the coding sequence ATGAAAGATACCCAGCTTCCCATTCTTTATTCCTTTAGGCGCTGCCCTTACGCTATGCGGGCGAGGCTGGCGCTGAGCATCAGTGGCCAAAAATGCATTCTCAGAGAAATTGTCTTGCGGGACAAGCCAAAGGAAATGCGCGATGTGTCGGCCAAGGCGACTGTTCCCGTTCTGGTGTTACCAGATGGCAGCGTTCTGGAAGAAAGTCTGGATATCATGTTGTGGGCCTTGGAAAAGCACGACCCGCAACATTGGCTTTCCCCAAAAATCGGCAGCCTAGATGACATGAAAGAAGTGATGGCCTGCAATGATGGCGCTTTCAAAGATCATTTGGACCGCTACAAATACGCGACCCGATACGATCCAGGAACCGACCCGATTTACCACCGTGGCGAAGGAACTGTTTTCTTAAAATTCCTGGAGGAACGGCTAGGGTGTCATCGGCAGTTATTCGGCGACAAACCGGCTTTGGCAGACTTTGCCCTCTTTCCTTTCGTTCGTCAGTTCGCCAACACCGACCGGGATTGGTTCGACAAACAACCCTTTCCGCATTTGCAGAAATGGCTCTCGGATCATCTGGCTTCTGACTTGTTTTCCGGCATTATGATAAAATGGTCCATCTGGACCCCTGATGCTGCTGATGTTCTCTTTCCGGATGTTGCATCGGAACCCCGTTAA
- a CDS encoding DUF2160 domain-containing protein: MGLSWMAWTWPTAAFFIFVACAISLMGFLEWRRPGGAPRHGILTLDTTRGDRLFITLLGSAFIFLIWLALMGTPLWGALIISIAYGIAVFRWV, encoded by the coding sequence ATGGGTTTATCCTGGATGGCGTGGACCTGGCCGACGGCGGCTTTTTTCATCTTCGTTGCTTGCGCCATCAGCCTGATGGGCTTCCTGGAGTGGCGACGCCCCGGTGGCGCACCGCGTCACGGCATCCTGACGCTGGACACCACACGCGGCGACCGCCTGTTCATCACATTGCTTGGCAGCGCCTTTATTTTTCTGATTTGGCTAGCCCTGATGGGAACACCCCTTTGGGGTGCGTTGATAATTTCCATCGCCTATGGTATCGCCGTGTTTCGCTGGGTATAG
- a CDS encoding carbohydrate ABC transporter permease: MKKKSIVPVIYIVCLMLPIYWLVKMSFMTTNEILGTFSLWPREFTLENYVKIFTDPTWYNGYFNSLTYVGINTVISVSAALPAAYAFSRFNFLGDKHLFFWLLTNRMAPPAVFALPFFQLYSAVNLFDTPLAVALAHCLFNIPLAVWILEGFMSGVPKELDETAYVDGYSFWRFFTRIFIPTIAAGIGVTMFFCFMFSWVELLLAKTLTSVAAKPIAATMTRTASTSGYELGLLAAAGTLTIIPGAFVIYFVRNYIAKGFALGRV, translated from the coding sequence ATGAAAAAGAAGAGCATCGTTCCCGTCATTTATATCGTCTGCCTGATGTTGCCGATTTACTGGCTGGTAAAAATGTCGTTCATGACCACTAACGAGATTCTCGGCACCTTCTCGTTGTGGCCCCGTGAATTTACACTGGAAAACTACGTCAAGATTTTCACCGACCCGACCTGGTACAACGGCTACTTCAATTCCCTTACCTATGTCGGCATCAACACCGTGATTTCTGTTAGCGCCGCCCTTCCTGCGGCTTACGCCTTTTCGCGGTTCAACTTTTTGGGCGACAAGCATTTGTTCTTCTGGCTGCTGACCAACAGGATGGCCCCGCCTGCTGTTTTCGCCCTACCGTTTTTCCAGCTCTACTCGGCGGTCAACCTGTTCGACACCCCCTTGGCTGTCGCCCTGGCCCACTGCCTGTTCAACATCCCGCTCGCCGTGTGGATATTGGAAGGCTTTATGTCGGGCGTACCGAAGGAACTGGATGAAACGGCTTACGTCGATGGATATTCCTTCTGGCGCTTCTTCACACGCATCTTCATCCCGACGATCGCCGCCGGTATCGGTGTCACCATGTTCTTCTGTTTCATGTTCTCGTGGGTCGAATTGCTGTTGGCAAAAACGCTGACGTCCGTCGCCGCCAAGCCGATTGCCGCCACCATGACCCGAACGGCCAGTACGTCGGGCTATGAACTGGGATTGTTGGCGGCTGCCGGAACCCTGACAATTATACCGGGTGCTTTCGTGATCTACTTTGTCCGTAACTACATCGCCAAGGGATTCGCCCTCGGGCGCGTATAG
- a CDS encoding sugar ABC transporter permease, with amino-acid sequence MNNKTTNQKAWFFVLPVIVLVAFNAIIPLMTVVNYSVQETFGNNVFFWEGVKWFEEVLNSDRFHDSLGRQLTFTGIILAIEIPLGVAIALTMPKKGMWVSVCLVFMAMPLLIPWNVVGAMWNIFALPDIGLLGHGLNAMGFNYDYTQQPLSAWFTIILMDVWHWTSLVVLLAYAGLRSIPDDYYQAAKIDGASSWAVFRHIQLPKMKRVLTIAVLLRFMDSFMIYTEPFVLTGGGPGNSTTFLSIDLVKVALGQFDLGPAAAMSLIYFLIVLLVSWVFYTLMMKNESQ; translated from the coding sequence ATGAATAACAAAACCACAAATCAGAAGGCCTGGTTCTTCGTTCTTCCGGTCATCGTTCTTGTCGCCTTCAACGCCATCATCCCGTTGATGACCGTCGTCAATTATTCGGTGCAGGAAACCTTCGGCAACAATGTTTTCTTCTGGGAAGGCGTTAAGTGGTTCGAGGAGGTTTTGAATTCTGATCGCTTCCACGATTCACTCGGTCGGCAGTTGACGTTCACCGGCATTATCCTCGCAATAGAAATCCCCTTGGGTGTCGCCATCGCCCTGACCATGCCCAAGAAAGGTATGTGGGTTTCCGTTTGTCTTGTCTTCATGGCGATGCCGCTGTTGATCCCCTGGAACGTCGTCGGCGCGATGTGGAATATTTTTGCCCTACCCGATATCGGTCTGCTTGGTCACGGTCTCAACGCCATGGGCTTCAATTACGACTATACCCAGCAACCGCTTTCGGCCTGGTTCACAATCATCCTGATGGATGTTTGGCACTGGACGTCACTGGTCGTGCTGTTGGCCTATGCGGGCCTGCGTTCAATCCCGGATGACTATTATCAGGCCGCCAAGATTGATGGCGCCAGCTCCTGGGCCGTGTTCCGTCATATTCAATTGCCGAAAATGAAACGGGTTTTGACCATCGCCGTCCTGCTTCGTTTCATGGACAGTTTCATGATTTACACCGAGCCCTTCGTGTTGACCGGCGGCGGCCCCGGAAACTCAACGACCTTCCTGTCGATTGACCTGGTGAAAGTAGCGCTGGGTCAGTTTGATCTGGGTCCTGCAGCCGCCATGTCGTTGATCTACTTCCTGATCGTCCTGCTGGTCAGTTGGGTGTTCTACACATTGATGATGAAAAACGAGAGCCAGTGA
- a CDS encoding ABC transporter ATP-binding protein yields MSKISLKNLRHSYMEQPSCDADWALKEMSFDWSDGGAYALLGPSGCGKTTLLNIISGLVKPTQGEVWFGDDEVSDLSADQRNIAQVFQFPVVYDTMTVYDNLAFPLRNRGVAKAEVDSKVREIAEMLDLSETLMTRAAGLTADGKQKISLGRGLVRSDVNAILFDEPLTVIDPHLKWILRSKLKELHQQIGNTMIYVTHDQTEALTIADQVVVMQDGEVVQIGTPVELFERPQHTFVGHFIGSPGMNLLSCAIENGQPVYGGGSIETTHKVDIKDPAAKLEIGIRPEFISFAESGVAVSVEKISDAGRFNIVETRHGEDVIKLLVPDGSSVPSENAFLKFNPDHTRVYANDWMVS; encoded by the coding sequence ATGTCAAAAATCAGCTTGAAAAATCTCCGCCACAGTTACATGGAGCAACCGTCCTGCGATGCCGATTGGGCATTGAAGGAAATGAGTTTTGACTGGTCGGATGGCGGAGCCTATGCGCTCCTGGGCCCGTCCGGTTGCGGCAAGACAACATTGCTCAATATTATTTCCGGTCTCGTGAAACCAACCCAGGGCGAAGTCTGGTTTGGCGATGATGAGGTTTCCGACCTGTCGGCGGATCAGAGAAATATAGCCCAGGTTTTCCAGTTCCCCGTCGTCTATGACACCATGACCGTCTACGACAATCTGGCCTTCCCCCTGCGCAATCGCGGCGTGGCTAAGGCCGAGGTCGACAGCAAGGTTCGTGAAATCGCCGAGATGCTGGATTTGAGCGAAACCCTGATGACACGGGCCGCCGGACTGACGGCTGACGGCAAACAGAAAATTTCACTTGGACGCGGCCTTGTGCGTTCCGACGTTAACGCAATCCTGTTCGATGAGCCGCTGACCGTCATTGACCCGCATCTGAAATGGATTTTGCGATCCAAGCTCAAGGAGTTGCATCAGCAAATCGGCAACACCATGATTTATGTGACCCATGACCAGACGGAGGCCCTGACCATCGCCGACCAGGTCGTTGTCATGCAGGATGGTGAGGTCGTCCAGATTGGCACGCCGGTCGAGCTTTTCGAGCGCCCGCAACATACCTTCGTCGGCCACTTCATTGGTTCTCCCGGCATGAACCTGCTGTCCTGCGCGATTGAGAATGGACAGCCTGTTTATGGCGGTGGATCCATTGAAACGACTCACAAGGTCGACATCAAGGACCCGGCCGCCAAACTGGAAATCGGCATTCGTCCCGAGTTCATCAGTTTCGCCGAATCCGGTGTTGCTGTCAGCGTCGAAAAAATCAGCGACGCCGGGCGTTTCAATATCGTTGAGACCCGCCATGGTGAAGATGTCATCAAGCTGCTGGTGCCCGATGGTTCCTCTGTTCCCTCGGAAAATGCTTTTTTGAAGTTCAACCCGGATCATACACGTGTGTACGCCAACGACTGGATGGTTTCCTGA
- a CDS encoding ABC transporter ATP-binding protein codes for MTLELKNVVKRVGADTHIYDTNLTLESNEFNILLGTTLAGKTTLMQLMAGLETPTSGEVWFNGANVTGTPVQKRNVSFVHQQFINYPLFNVFENIASPLRVARFSIKEIEERVGNVAGLLKLTAMLGRKPSELSGGQQQRTALARALVKDADLVLLDEPLANLDYKLREELRDELPKMFQDRECTVVYATTEPSEALLLGGHTATLNEGRVTQFGKTPEVYRQPTDLLTAQVFSDPPINAVEVQLSNGRFILNDQVSWPASGINLVDGAYRMAIRPHYVTLNPAPDKDVKLQGRVLVAELSGSESVVHFDVGGSSWVSQSPGIRTIKVGHTMEFHLDSSQCLYFGENNQFVAG; via the coding sequence ATGACTTTAGAGCTAAAAAACGTCGTCAAAAGAGTTGGAGCAGATACCCATATCTATGACACCAATCTCACCCTTGAAAGCAATGAGTTTAATATCCTTTTAGGAACGACTCTGGCAGGCAAGACGACCCTGATGCAATTGATGGCGGGTCTGGAAACACCAACATCCGGCGAAGTCTGGTTCAACGGTGCGAACGTCACCGGAACCCCTGTTCAGAAACGCAACGTTTCTTTTGTTCATCAGCAATTTATCAACTATCCCCTTTTTAACGTATTTGAAAATATCGCCTCTCCCCTGCGGGTCGCCCGCTTTTCAATAAAGGAAATCGAAGAGCGAGTCGGCAACGTCGCAGGCCTTTTAAAGCTGACAGCCATGCTGGGTCGTAAGCCGAGCGAACTTTCCGGCGGCCAGCAACAACGCACGGCCTTGGCGCGCGCCCTGGTCAAGGACGCCGATCTGGTGCTGCTTGATGAGCCGCTGGCAAACCTGGATTACAAACTGCGCGAGGAACTGCGCGACGAGCTACCCAAGATGTTCCAGGATCGCGAGTGCACGGTTGTATATGCCACAACGGAGCCGTCCGAGGCCCTGCTGTTGGGCGGACACACCGCAACCTTGAACGAAGGCCGCGTTACACAGTTTGGCAAAACGCCGGAGGTCTATCGTCAGCCTACCGATCTACTGACGGCGCAGGTGTTCTCGGACCCCCCCATCAATGCAGTCGAGGTCCAGCTTTCAAACGGTCGTTTTATTCTCAACGATCAGGTCAGTTGGCCCGCCTCAGGCATAAACCTAGTCGACGGCGCTTACCGTATGGCCATTCGCCCGCATTACGTGACCCTGAACCCGGCCCCGGATAAAGACGTAAAACTGCAAGGCCGGGTGCTGGTTGCCGAACTCAGCGGGTCGGAAAGTGTCGTCCACTTTGACGTTGGCGGCTCCTCATGGGTGTCCCAGTCTCCGGGCATTCGAACTATTAAAGTCGGCCATACGATGGAATTCCACCTCGACAGCAGCCAGTGCCTGTACTTTGGCGAAAACAATCAGTTTGTTGCGGGGTAG
- a CDS encoding carbohydrate ABC transporter substrate-binding protein: MNARLLAAVTGAAFLMSAGVSQAGTAEAKKWVESEFQPSTLSQADQMKEMEWFIKAAAPFKGMEINVLSETIPTHEYESKTLTKAFEDITGIKVNHQLLGEGEVVQAVQTQMQTGRNLYDAYINDSDLIGTHSRLQLAVNLTDWMAGEGKTVTNPMLDIDDFMGKSFTTGPDGKLYQLPDQQFANLYWFRKDWFDRSDLKKQFKARYGYDLGVPVNWSAYEDIAEFFSVHVKNIDGKRIYGHMDYGKRAPDLGWRMTDAWLSMAGAGSKGLPNGVPVDEWGIRMEAGSCNPVGASVSRGGAANGPAAVYAIRKWDEWLRKYAPPGAASYDFYQSLPALSQGNVAQQIFWYTAFTASMVAPKSDGNNTVDDSGKPLWRMAPSPHGPYWVNGQKLGYQDAGSWTLFKSTPVDRRKAAWLFAQFAVSKTVSLKKTHVGLTPIRDSDIRHKSFTDRAPNLGGLVEFYRSPDRVRWSPTGINVPDYPKLAQIWWQQIGDVNSGAFTPQQAMDRLATEMDLVMSRMQAADEKANVYGGCGPRLNKESDPSVWLNKPGSPKAKVNEKPQGETINYDELVKRWSKS; the protein is encoded by the coding sequence ATGAATGCGCGATTACTCGCCGCTGTAACAGGTGCGGCGTTTCTGATGTCTGCAGGCGTTAGCCAAGCGGGCACCGCAGAAGCAAAAAAATGGGTGGAGAGCGAATTCCAGCCATCGACATTATCCCAAGCCGATCAAATGAAGGAAATGGAGTGGTTTATCAAGGCTGCTGCTCCTTTCAAGGGAATGGAAATCAACGTTCTGTCGGAAACCATTCCGACCCACGAATACGAATCCAAAACCCTGACAAAAGCTTTTGAAGATATCACCGGCATCAAGGTCAATCACCAGCTGCTTGGTGAAGGTGAAGTCGTTCAGGCGGTTCAGACACAGATGCAGACGGGACGTAATCTGTACGATGCCTACATTAACGACTCCGATTTAATTGGTACGCATTCCCGCCTGCAACTAGCCGTCAATCTGACAGACTGGATGGCCGGCGAAGGTAAAACCGTCACTAATCCCATGCTCGACATCGACGATTTCATGGGCAAATCGTTCACCACCGGTCCTGATGGCAAACTCTATCAGTTGCCTGACCAGCAGTTTGCGAACCTCTACTGGTTCCGTAAAGACTGGTTCGACCGTTCAGACCTGAAAAAACAGTTCAAAGCCAGATACGGCTACGATCTTGGCGTTCCGGTCAACTGGTCCGCCTATGAAGACATCGCCGAATTTTTCAGCGTTCACGTTAAGAATATCGATGGAAAACGTATCTACGGGCATATGGATTACGGCAAGCGCGCACCCGACCTGGGTTGGCGCATGACCGATGCCTGGCTGTCGATGGCCGGTGCCGGCTCCAAAGGCCTACCCAACGGCGTCCCCGTCGACGAATGGGGCATCCGCATGGAAGCCGGTTCGTGCAACCCCGTCGGTGCTTCGGTGTCGCGTGGTGGTGCTGCGAACGGACCAGCCGCTGTTTACGCAATCCGCAAATGGGACGAATGGCTTCGCAAGTATGCCCCTCCGGGTGCTGCAAGCTATGACTTCTATCAATCCCTGCCTGCCCTCTCCCAGGGCAATGTTGCCCAGCAGATCTTCTGGTATACCGCCTTTACGGCCTCCATGGTGGCGCCTAAGAGCGACGGCAACAACACGGTCGATGACAGCGGCAAACCGCTGTGGCGCATGGCCCCGTCTCCGCATGGTCCCTACTGGGTCAATGGGCAGAAACTGGGTTATCAGGACGCCGGTTCCTGGACATTATTCAAGTCCACCCCGGTTGATCGCCGCAAGGCTGCCTGGCTGTTCGCACAGTTCGCCGTTTCCAAGACCGTTTCTCTCAAGAAAACCCACGTCGGTCTGACCCCGATCCGCGACAGTGACATCCGTCATAAATCGTTCACGGACCGGGCCCCGAATTTGGGTGGTCTTGTTGAGTTCTATCGTTCTCCCGACCGCGTGCGGTGGTCGCCGACCGGCATTAACGTTCCTGATTATCCCAAGCTGGCCCAGATTTGGTGGCAGCAAATCGGTGACGTGAACTCCGGTGCGTTCACCCCGCAACAAGCCATGGACCGTCTGGCGACAGAGATGGATCTGGTTATGTCCCGTATGCAGGCAGCCGACGAAAAGGCCAATGTCTACGGTGGTTGTGGTCCGCGCCTGAACAAAGAGTCCGACCCGTCGGTCTGGCTCAACAAGCCCGGCTCACCGAAAGCCAAAGTCAACGAGAAGCCGCAGGGCGAAACCATCAACTATGATGAACTCGTCAAACGGTGGAGCAAAAGCTAA